One segment of Herbaspirillum hiltneri N3 DNA contains the following:
- a CDS encoding inorganic phosphate transporter: MHTVQISFHILALLIVLALLFDFMNGFHDAANAIATVVSTGVLRPQTAVAMAAFFNLAAVFVFHQLHVAASVGKGTIDPAVVDHVVVFGALVGAIFWNLVTWYYGIPSSSSHALIGGLVGAAVAKAGTGSLVASGLIKIVIFIVLSPLLGFILGSIMMLLVSWIFVRSTPRKVDGWFRRAQLVSASMYSLGHGGNDAQKTIGIIWMLLIASGNSGADNPPMWVIISCYCAISLGTLFGGWRIVKTMGQKITKLKPVGGFCAETGGAITLFIATALGVPVSTTHTITGAIVGVGASHKMSAVRWGVAGNIVWAWIFTIPASAFVAAIAWWIGMHIL, encoded by the coding sequence ATGCATACAGTTCAAATTAGTTTTCACATTCTTGCCTTGCTGATCGTCCTGGCGCTGCTGTTCGATTTCATGAATGGTTTCCATGATGCGGCAAATGCAATTGCGACGGTGGTTTCCACCGGCGTGTTGCGTCCGCAGACAGCCGTGGCGATGGCGGCGTTCTTCAATCTGGCCGCCGTCTTTGTTTTTCACCAGCTGCATGTCGCCGCCTCGGTGGGCAAGGGCACTATCGATCCGGCGGTGGTCGATCACGTGGTGGTGTTCGGCGCGCTGGTCGGCGCGATTTTCTGGAATCTGGTGACCTGGTACTACGGCATTCCGTCGTCTTCGTCGCATGCCCTGATCGGTGGTCTGGTGGGCGCAGCAGTGGCCAAGGCCGGCACCGGTTCGCTGGTGGCTTCCGGCCTGATCAAGATCGTCATCTTCATCGTGCTGTCGCCGTTGCTGGGCTTTATCCTGGGCTCCATCATGATGTTGCTGGTGTCGTGGATCTTCGTGCGCTCGACGCCGCGCAAGGTCGACGGCTGGTTCCGCCGCGCGCAGTTGGTGTCGGCATCGATGTACAGTCTCGGCCATGGCGGCAATGACGCGCAGAAGACCATCGGCATCATCTGGATGCTGTTGATTGCGTCGGGCAATTCCGGAGCGGACAATCCGCCGATGTGGGTCATCATCAGCTGCTATTGCGCCATCAGCCTGGGCACCTTGTTCGGCGGCTGGCGCATCGTCAAGACCATGGGCCAGAAGATCACCAAGCTCAAACCGGTAGGCGGCTTCTGCGCCGAAACCGGCGGCGCCATCACGCTCTTCATTGCCACCGCGTTGGGCGTGCCGGTCTCGACCACGCACACCATTACCGGCGCCATCGTCGGCGTCGGCGCGTCGCACAAGATGTCGGCGGTGCGCTGGGGCGTGGCAGGCAATATCGTGTGGGCCTGGATCTTCACGATTCCGGCATCGGCCTTCGTCGCTGCGATCGCCTGGTGGATCGGCATGCACATCCTGTAA
- a CDS encoding PhoH family protein, producing the protein MPLPKLPSKPAALLAPKDYPKAERGKTVKPHIALVEPAAPIAAPAAKATPQPQARITGKSPVEKPRAATPKVLESRAKSTTSRIADKLGVSKLFVLDTNVLMHDPTSLFRFEEHDIYLPMITLEELDNHKKGMSEVARNARQISRSLDALVSDIAEDAIDLGIPLSKLGNKDAKGRLFFQTKLQNAKLPDGLPEGKADNQILGVVRALDQQYPDRPVVLVSKDINMRIKARAIGLPAEDYFNDHVLEDTDLLYSGIQQLPDDFWTKHGKGMESWQENKHGTSYTYYRVTGPHVPSMLMNQFVFIEPKNGEPAFYGQVTQINGKTAVLQTLRDYGHTKNSVWGITARNREQNFALNLLMNPECDFVTLLGQAGTGKTLLALAAGLAQVLETKNYNEIIVTRVTVPVGEDIGFLPGTEEEKMGPWMGAFDDNLEVLNKSDGDAGEWGRAATQDLIRSRIKIKSLNFMRGRTFVNKFLIIDEAQNLTPKQMKTLVTRAGPGTKIVCLGNIAQIDTPYLTEGSSGLTYVVDRFKGWSHSGHVTLARGERSRLADHASDVL; encoded by the coding sequence TGCCCAAACTGCCGAGTAAACCAGCTGCCTTATTGGCACCCAAAGATTATCCGAAGGCCGAACGCGGTAAAACCGTCAAACCCCATATCGCATTGGTAGAACCTGCTGCACCGATCGCTGCTCCGGCCGCCAAGGCGACGCCGCAGCCGCAAGCCAGAATCACCGGCAAGAGCCCAGTCGAAAAACCGCGCGCGGCCACACCGAAAGTGCTGGAATCGCGCGCCAAGTCGACCACCAGCCGCATTGCCGACAAGCTCGGCGTGTCGAAGCTGTTCGTACTCGACACCAATGTGCTGATGCATGATCCGACCTCGCTGTTCCGCTTCGAGGAGCATGACATCTATCTGCCGATGATCACGCTGGAAGAACTCGACAACCATAAAAAGGGCATGTCGGAAGTCGCCCGCAATGCACGCCAGATTTCGCGCTCGCTCGATGCGCTGGTCAGCGACATCGCCGAAGATGCCATCGACCTCGGCATCCCGCTGTCCAAGCTGGGCAACAAGGACGCCAAGGGCCGCCTGTTCTTCCAGACCAAGCTGCAGAACGCCAAGCTGCCCGACGGCCTGCCGGAAGGCAAAGCCGACAACCAGATTCTCGGCGTGGTGCGCGCACTCGATCAGCAATATCCGGACCGCCCGGTCGTGCTGGTGTCGAAGGACATCAACATGCGCATCAAGGCGCGCGCCATCGGTTTGCCGGCGGAAGATTACTTCAACGACCACGTGCTGGAAGATACCGACCTGCTGTATTCGGGCATCCAGCAGTTGCCGGACGATTTCTGGACCAAGCATGGCAAGGGCATGGAATCGTGGCAGGAAAACAAGCATGGCACCAGTTACACCTACTATCGTGTGACCGGTCCTCACGTGCCTTCCATGCTGATGAACCAGTTCGTCTTCATCGAACCGAAGAACGGCGAGCCGGCCTTCTACGGCCAGGTCACGCAAATCAACGGCAAGACCGCGGTCCTGCAGACCTTGCGCGACTACGGCCACACCAAGAACAGCGTATGGGGCATTACGGCGCGCAACCGCGAGCAGAACTTCGCCCTGAACCTGCTGATGAATCCGGAGTGCGACTTCGTCACGCTGCTGGGCCAGGCCGGCACCGGCAAGACCCTGCTGGCGTTGGCTGCCGGCCTGGCGCAAGTGCTGGAAACCAAGAACTACAATGAAATCATCGTCACCCGCGTCACCGTACCGGTGGGCGAAGATATCGGTTTCCTGCCCGGTACCGAGGAAGAAAAGATGGGGCCGTGGATGGGCGCCTTCGACGACAACCTGGAAGTGCTGAACAAGTCCGACGGCGACGCCGGCGAATGGGGTCGCGCGGCAACGCAAGACCTGATCCGCTCGCGCATCAAGATCAAGTCGCTGAACTTCATGCGCGGTCGCACCTTCGTCAACAAATTCCTGATCATCGACGAAGCGCAGAACCTGACGCCGAAACAGATGAAAACCCTGGTGACGCGCGCAGGTCCCGGCACCAAGATCGTCTGCCTCGGCAATATCGCGCAGATCGACACGCCATACCTGACGGAAGGTTCGAGCGGCCTGACTTACGTGGTCGATCGCTTCAAAGGTTGGTCGCACAGCGGTCACGTCACGCTGGCGCGCGGAGAACGTTCGCGTTTGGCGGATCATGCCAGCGACGTCCTGTAA